In one Pseudomonadota bacterium genomic region, the following are encoded:
- the gltX gene encoding glutamate--tRNA ligase, with amino-acid sequence MTVRTRFAPSPTGYLHIGGARTALYCYLYARRHNGQFILRVEDTDRERSTPEAVQAILDGMQWLGLEHDEGPIFQTERFDRYQEVIQQLLDEGKAYYCYCSKERIDKVREEQMARKDKPRYDGHCRDNPDAAVPGVKPVVRFKTPLDGTVIVEDQVRGHVAFDNTELDDLVIARADGTPTYNFTVVVDDMDMGITHVMRGDDHLNNTPRQIHIYNALGATPPSFAHVPMILGPDGAKLSKRHGATSVIEYRDQGYLPEAILNYLVRLGWSHGDQEVFSREEMISLFDIADVNQSASAINPDKLNWLNAHYIKTLPMPGLVDEFRWHLHRQGIAYSGGADEQAVFIALRERAKTLMEMANTSRFFYEPITAYEEKAARKNLKPEAAVVLERVIEGLEALETWEEGPIHEVVVAVSEALEVKLGKVAQPIRVAVTGTAVSPPIDVTLAVLGKEAVLERLAAAVTYAREATPPAR; translated from the coding sequence ATGACCGTCAGAACCCGATTCGCCCCGAGCCCCACCGGCTACCTCCACATCGGTGGCGCCCGCACCGCCCTCTACTGCTACCTTTACGCCCGCCGCCACAACGGCCAGTTCATCCTGCGCGTGGAGGACACGGACCGGGAGCGCTCCACGCCGGAAGCGGTGCAGGCGATCCTGGACGGCATGCAGTGGTTGGGGCTGGAACACGATGAGGGCCCGATCTTCCAAACGGAGCGCTTCGATCGCTACCAGGAGGTGATCCAGCAGCTGCTGGACGAGGGCAAGGCCTACTACTGCTACTGCTCGAAGGAACGCATCGACAAGGTGCGCGAAGAGCAGATGGCGCGGAAGGATAAGCCGCGCTACGACGGCCACTGCCGCGACAATCCCGACGCGGCGGTGCCGGGCGTCAAGCCGGTCGTGCGCTTCAAGACCCCCCTCGATGGCACGGTCATCGTCGAGGACCAGGTGCGCGGCCACGTGGCCTTCGATAACACGGAGCTCGACGATCTCGTCATCGCCCGCGCCGACGGCACGCCCACGTACAACTTCACGGTGGTGGTGGACGACATGGACATGGGCATCACCCACGTCATGCGCGGCGATGACCACTTGAACAACACGCCGCGCCAGATCCACATCTACAACGCCCTCGGCGCCACGCCCCCATCCTTCGCCCACGTGCCGATGATCTTAGGTCCCGATGGGGCGAAGCTGTCCAAGCGCCACGGCGCGACGAGCGTGATCGAGTATCGCGATCAGGGATATCTGCCCGAGGCGATCCTGAACTACCTGGTGCGCCTCGGCTGGTCCCACGGCGATCAGGAGGTGTTCTCGCGCGAGGAGATGATCTCCCTGTTCGACATCGCCGATGTGAACCAGTCGGCGTCGGCCATCAACCCGGACAAGCTCAACTGGCTCAACGCCCATTACATCAAGACCCTGCCGATGCCGGGGCTGGTGGATGAATTCCGGTGGCACCTGCACCGCCAGGGCATCGCTTACTCGGGCGGCGCGGACGAGCAGGCCGTGTTCATCGCCCTGCGCGAGCGCGCCAAGACCCTCATGGAGATGGCGAACACGAGCCGCTTCTTCTACGAGCCGATCACGGCCTACGAGGAGAAGGCGGCGCGCAAGAACCTGAAGCCCGAGGCGGCGGTCGTGCTGGAGCGGGTCATCGAGGGGCTCGAAGCGCTCGAGACGTGGGAGGAGGGGCCGATCCACGAGGTGGTGGTGGCGGTCTCCGAAGCGCTCGAGGTGAAGCTCGGCAAGGTGGCGCAACCGATACGCGTGGCGGTGACGGGGACGGCGGTTTCGCCGCCGATCGATGTGACCCTCGCCGTGCTCGGCAAGGAGGCGGTGCTGGAGCGGCTCGCGGCCGCCGTGACCTACGCCCGCGAGGCGACTCCGCCGGCGCGTTGA
- a CDS encoding TIGR03088 family PEP-CTERM/XrtA system glycosyltransferase has product MSPPLIAHVITRLTIGGLENGLVNLINAIPPERYRHAIVCMEDFTDFRERIRTPGVEVIAMHKQPGQDPGAQWRLFKRLREMRPAILHTRNLTALDALFPAMLAGVSRRVHGEHGRDVDDPDGTNVKWQIVRKVHRPLVKHYISVSQDLQGYLHEKIGVAPRRVTQIYNGVDTERFRPPAQGRRDPLPAAPGFADEEAVVIGTIGRLQPIKHQMLLARAFAQMLAQAPHLRDCARLAIVGDGGTFDAIERYLAEAGIAEHTWLPGARNDVDVLYRGFDLFVLPSLGEGISNTILEAMASGRPVIATAVGGNVELVEDGVTGCLVPSDDVQGLADTLQRYVEDPSLRAQQSEAARASALTRFSMDAMVGGYLKVYDDLMASR; this is encoded by the coding sequence ATGTCCCCACCCCTGATCGCCCACGTCATCACCCGTTTGACCATCGGCGGCCTCGAGAACGGCCTGGTCAACCTCATCAACGCCATCCCGCCGGAGCGCTACCGCCACGCCATCGTGTGCATGGAGGACTTCACGGACTTCCGCGAGCGCATCCGCACGCCAGGCGTGGAGGTCATCGCCATGCACAAGCAACCGGGGCAGGACCCGGGGGCGCAGTGGCGCCTGTTCAAGCGGCTGCGCGAGATGCGGCCGGCGATCCTGCACACGCGCAACCTGACCGCTCTCGATGCGCTGTTCCCGGCGATGCTGGCGGGGGTGTCGCGGCGCGTGCACGGGGAGCACGGCCGGGATGTGGACGATCCGGACGGCACCAACGTGAAGTGGCAGATCGTCCGCAAAGTGCACCGGCCGCTGGTCAAACACTACATCTCGGTGTCGCAGGACTTACAGGGTTACCTACACGAGAAGATAGGTGTGGCCCCGCGACGGGTTACCCAGATCTACAACGGCGTGGACACGGAGCGCTTTCGGCCGCCGGCGCAGGGGCGCCGGGATCCGTTGCCCGCGGCCCCGGGCTTCGCCGATGAAGAGGCGGTGGTGATCGGCACCATCGGCCGCCTGCAGCCGATCAAGCATCAGATGCTCCTCGCCCGCGCCTTTGCCCAGATGCTCGCGCAGGCCCCGCACCTGCGCGACTGCGCGCGCCTGGCGATCGTAGGCGATGGCGGCACCTTCGATGCTATCGAGCGCTACCTGGCTGAGGCGGGTATCGCCGAGCACACCTGGTTGCCCGGCGCCCGCAACGACGTGGACGTGCTCTACCGCGGTTTCGATCTGTTCGTGTTGCCCTCGCTCGGCGAGGGCATCTCCAACACGATCCTCGAGGCGATGGCCTCCGGGCGGCCGGTGATCGCGACGGCCGTGGGGGGCAACGTGGAGCTGGTCGAGGACGGCGTGACTGGGTGTCTGGTCCCGTCCGACGATGTGCAGGGGTTGGCCGACACGCTGCAGCGGTACGTGGAAGACCCAAGCCTGCGTGCACAGCAGAGCGAGGCGGCGCGCGCCAGCGCCCTTACGCGCTTCAGCATGGACGCCATGGTGGGGGGCTATCTGAAGGTGTACGACGACCTGATGGCCAGCAGGTAG
- a CDS encoding toll/interleukin-1 receptor domain-containing protein codes for MKKEDQVKLLTSSVLEWNAWREANPDVFPELKQANLSGAHLDGANLDGADLGGANLRGAYLRGANLREADLRGANLRGAYLGEANLTAANLAETDLEEAHLDSANLKDAFLFRANLSGAELTSVNLSYAILDQANLAEAVLDETILGFLDLTETKGIESINHHGPSCLGVETLMGAPNLPEVFLRGCGVPDLWIEYLPSLLAKPISFYSCFISYNREDKSFARRLHDQLQGRGIRCWLDEQKVLPGDDFHADIDRALRVRDKVIVCCSEKSLASWWVRDEIGKALERERAEKKMMLIPLDLDGELFKWKHKFASVIRARQAADFTGWESNNAKFEEQFELVVKALRTQRPPDLEAEE; via the coding sequence ATGAAAAAGGAAGATCAGGTCAAGCTGCTGACGAGTAGCGTTCTGGAGTGGAACGCGTGGAGGGAGGCCAATCCTGACGTATTCCCAGAACTCAAGCAGGCGAACCTAAGCGGGGCGCACCTCGACGGGGCGAACCTCGACGGGGCGGACCTCGGCGGGGCGAACCTCAGGGGGGCGTACCTCAGGGGGGCGAACCTCAGAGAGGCGGACCTCCGCGGGGCGAACCTCAGGGGGGCGTACCTCGGAGAGGCCAACCTCACTGCGGCGAACCTCGCAGAAACAGATTTAGAAGAGGCGCATTTGGACAGCGCAAACCTCAAAGATGCGTTTCTCTTTAGGGCGAATCTGAGCGGGGCGGAGCTCACCTCGGTTAACCTTTCCTATGCGATTCTCGATCAGGCGAACCTTGCGGAAGCGGTGCTCGACGAGACAATTCTCGGATTCTTGGATCTGACCGAAACGAAAGGCATCGAATCGATCAACCACCACGGCCCGTCCTGCCTCGGCGTAGAGACACTAATGGGAGCGCCCAACCTACCTGAGGTTTTCCTTCGTGGCTGCGGAGTACCTGACCTATGGATCGAGTACCTTCCGTCTTTACTTGCCAAACCAATATCCTTCTACAGCTGCTTCATCAGCTACAACCGCGAGGATAAGAGCTTCGCTCGCAGACTGCATGATCAGCTACAGGGCCGAGGGATACGCTGCTGGCTAGATGAGCAGAAGGTGCTACCGGGCGATGACTTCCATGCGGATATCGACCGAGCATTGCGAGTCCGCGACAAGGTGATTGTTTGCTGCTCAGAGAAGTCGCTAGCAAGTTGGTGGGTTAGGGACGAGATCGGAAAGGCGCTTGAGCGGGAGCGTGCTGAGAAGAAGATGATGCTTATCCCATTGGATCTTGATGGAGAGCTATTCAAGTGGAAGCACAAGTTCGCGAGCGTCATTCGAGCGCGCCAAGCTGCGGACTTCACGGGCTGGGAGAGCAACAACGCCAAGTTCGAAGAGCAGTTCGAACTTGTGGTGAAGGCGCTTCGAACGCAGCGCCCTCCCGACCTAGAGGCAGAGGAATAG